The genomic DNA AAAGGCGACCAGCAACGGCATTTTGTGCCGGAAGCGGAAGACGCGGTAATGCATCGTCGTGCGCCAGAAAAGGACGAAGGTCGCAGCAAACAGCAGCCAGCGCATATCCCAGATGAAGTGGTGCGCGAAGAAATTGATATAGATTGCGGCGGCCAGAACAATGGTCATCCAGAGCGGTGGATAGTGGTTCAGCCTTATATCGAAGATGCGATTGATGCGTGCCATGTAGGAGCCGACAGCCGCATACATGAAGCCGGAAAACAGAGGAACGCCGCCAATGCGGAAGAAATTCTCCTCCGGATAGACCCATGAACCGGCATGGGTCTTGAACACTTCCATCGCTGTGCCGACCACATGGAAGATGAGGATGACCTTGGCTTCCTCCCACGCCTCCAGCTTGAAGACCAGCATGGCAAGCTGGATAGCAAGGGCGGACAGGAACAGGAAATCGTAGCGCGTGATAAACCCCGCGCCGCCATCCGGCCAGAACCAGCGGGTGAGGATGATGAGCGCCAGCATGGCGCCCCCGAAAAGGCAGGCCCATGCCTGTTTCAGTCCGAAGACCAGAAACTCGATCAGCGCATCGCTGATCCGGTGACGGGGCAGATTGTCGAGAAGGC from Brucella anthropi ATCC 49188 includes the following:
- a CDS encoding DUF817 domain-containing protein, with translation MHEDRQFTGLEKRIDKAAHRLLDNLPRHRISDALIEFLVFGLKQAWACLFGGAMLALIILTRWFWPDGGAGFITRYDFLFLSALAIQLAMLVFKLEAWEEAKVILIFHVVGTAMEVFKTHAGSWVYPEENFFRIGGVPLFSGFMYAAVGSYMARINRIFDIRLNHYPPLWMTIVLAAAIYINFFAHHFIWDMRWLLFAATFVLFWRTTMHYRVFRFRHKMPLLVAFLLTSLFIWIAENIGTWSKAWLYPNQRNGWELVSMSKLGSWYLLMIISVVLVTLVHRPRAYDENENARS